A single genomic interval of Clostridium facile harbors:
- a CDS encoding DEAD/DEAH box helicase has translation MNPKLSFSELNLSPSLERAAYAMGFSTPTDIQAQTIPLILQGKDVIGRSQTGTGKTVAFGIPAVEMIETDLDSQRAGKVQVLVVCPTRELAMQAADELRKVARYKEGVKIAEVYGGSSMERQILKLKRASIVVGTPGRIMDHLRRRTLRLDQLKMVVLDEADEMLSMGFRDDIETILKQSPENRQTVLFSATMPPAILALTKQYQKNPKMIQINSKKVTLDAISQRYYEVQQDKKLEALEILLETYDPSLAIIFCNTKKMVEQLADALAMAGFYVDGLHGDMDQSQRTRVMNGFKTGRLNLLVATDVAARGIDVNNVDYVFNYDIPQNPEYYVHRIGRTGRAGKEGIAVTLCCGKSQVDDLYQIARMTKSKLNRCKLPVRGWTLEQAEEKYTKEVLSVLNGDKPDLACRSTVEQLVRQGYDPMQLAAAALELHFGKTELVPASQIKEINRTPKVRITKEPYTKIVLNAGKINHVAANHILGALTEHTGFPGSEIGKIDVQDYQTIVSIPESISEQVIQSMQQCRICGRMTSAKKYTEESSKQGNYSKNNRQKPLYPVKPNQRNRRNFQNRNNRHL, from the coding sequence ATGAACCCAAAACTCTCATTTTCAGAATTAAACCTTTCGCCATCATTGGAACGAGCTGCTTACGCAATGGGGTTTTCTACGCCAACGGATATTCAGGCGCAGACGATTCCGCTTATTTTGCAGGGAAAAGATGTAATTGGACGTTCCCAGACTGGAACGGGAAAAACCGTTGCGTTTGGGATCCCAGCAGTGGAAATGATTGAAACAGATTTGGATTCTCAACGTGCGGGCAAAGTACAGGTGTTGGTGGTATGCCCTACCCGGGAATTGGCAATGCAGGCTGCGGATGAACTGCGAAAAGTTGCCCGTTATAAAGAAGGGGTAAAAATTGCGGAAGTATATGGCGGTTCCTCAATGGAACGCCAAATTTTAAAATTAAAACGTGCTTCGATTGTAGTGGGGACACCGGGCAGAATTATGGACCATCTTCGCCGCCGCACTTTGAGGCTGGACCAGTTAAAAATGGTTGTTTTGGACGAAGCGGATGAGATGCTCAGCATGGGATTCCGTGATGACATCGAAACTATTCTAAAACAATCCCCAGAAAATCGCCAAACAGTGCTATTTTCCGCAACTATGCCCCCAGCTATTTTGGCGTTGACCAAACAATATCAAAAAAATCCTAAAATGATCCAGATCAACAGCAAAAAAGTAACGCTAGACGCCATTTCTCAACGTTATTATGAAGTACAACAGGACAAAAAATTGGAAGCACTGGAGATTTTGCTGGAAACTTATGACCCTTCTTTGGCGATTATTTTCTGTAACACTAAAAAAATGGTGGAACAGCTGGCAGATGCTTTGGCAATGGCAGGTTTTTATGTGGATGGATTACATGGGGATATGGACCAATCCCAGCGGACCCGTGTTATGAATGGCTTTAAAACAGGGCGCTTAAACCTGTTGGTAGCAACTGATGTGGCAGCCCGTGGAATTGATGTAAATAATGTGGACTATGTATTTAACTATGATATCCCACAAAATCCAGAATACTATGTCCATCGGATTGGCCGTACTGGCAGAGCTGGAAAAGAGGGGATTGCAGTTACTCTTTGTTGTGGCAAAAGCCAGGTGGATGATTTATACCAGATTGCCCGTATGACAAAATCGAAACTAAACCGGTGTAAACTTCCTGTCCGTGGATGGACATTGGAGCAGGCAGAAGAAAAGTATACCAAGGAAGTTTTGTCTGTTTTAAACGGGGATAAACCTGACTTAGCATGCCGTTCCACAGTAGAGCAGTTGGTACGCCAGGGATATGACCCTATGCAGCTTGCAGCAGCTGCGCTGGAACTACATTTTGGCAAAACAGAATTGGTTCCAGCTAGCCAGATAAAAGAGATAAACCGTACTCCAAAAGTGAGGATTACCAAAGAGCCATATACCAAGATTGTGTTAAATGCAGGCAAGATTAATCATGTAGCAGCCAACCATATTCTAGGGGCATTGACAGAACACACCGGCTTTCCAGGGAGTGAAATTGGAAAGATTGATGTACAAGACTATCAAACCATTGTATCTATTCCAGAGAGTATTTCAGAACAGGTGATCCAATCCATGCAGCAATGCCGGATTTGTGGTAGAATGACTTCCGCTAAAAAATATACAGAGGAGTCTTCCAAACAAGGTAACTATTCCAAGAATAACCGCCAAAAACCGTTGTATCCTGTAAAACCAAACCAGCGGAACCGGAGAAATTTCCAAAATCGAAACAATCGACATCTTTAA
- a CDS encoding M24 family metallopeptidase: MNLIKIPKEEYQDRWQKVQEMMNENELDVVLTYSDDRATYGNAYARYYSNLPTHFEPVILMFVRGKDPIVLTGPETDGYAQQVGIIQDVTVLQEMSAEDEDYPFSVIKPFVEMLKNRVQYDVKKIGIAGKIYMGAQLYESIVKACPEIEFVDVDQQINVLRGIKSQAEIAVIRRAYEIVNLGMKTAIDAIRPGVTEREVAAEAEYIMRKNGAEGFGIDTMVSSGPNTRHIISRTTDRVIQKNDVVVVTLAPRYEGYHGACGRPVFLGTPNEQEWKAVLAMEKAQQVCSENLKIGNIGSEVEAMGRYVMKEAGYEKNFMYSGLHSVGVIEFEAPILGPSSKTVIQKYMVISVDIPLYEAEINGMRMEDGYLITENGAERLTDAPRIVRK, from the coding sequence ATGAATTTAATAAAAATTCCAAAAGAAGAATATCAAGACCGTTGGCAAAAAGTCCAAGAAATGATGAATGAAAATGAGTTAGATGTTGTTTTGACTTATAGCGATGATAGAGCTACTTATGGAAATGCTTATGCAAGATATTATTCTAACCTACCAACACATTTTGAGCCAGTAATTCTTATGTTTGTTCGAGGAAAGGATCCAATTGTTTTAACAGGACCGGAAACAGATGGATACGCTCAACAGGTGGGAATCATTCAGGATGTAACCGTCCTTCAAGAAATGTCAGCAGAAGATGAGGATTATCCATTTTCTGTAATTAAACCGTTTGTAGAAATGTTAAAGAATAGAGTGCAATATGATGTCAAAAAAATTGGTATTGCAGGAAAGATATACATGGGAGCCCAGTTATATGAATCGATTGTAAAAGCTTGCCCTGAAATTGAATTTGTTGATGTGGACCAACAGATCAATGTATTACGTGGTATTAAATCACAAGCAGAAATTGCGGTTATTCGTAGAGCTTACGAAATTGTAAACCTGGGTATGAAAACAGCAATTGATGCGATTAGGCCTGGAGTTACAGAACGTGAGGTTGCAGCAGAAGCGGAATATATCATGCGTAAAAATGGCGCGGAAGGGTTTGGAATCGATACTATGGTTTCATCTGGACCAAACACCCGCCATATTATTTCCCGTACAACAGATAGAGTAATCCAGAAAAATGATGTAGTAGTAGTTACATTAGCACCAAGATATGAAGGATATCATGGAGCTTGTGGTAGGCCGGTATTTCTTGGTACTCCCAATGAACAAGAATGGAAAGCTGTATTAGCTATGGAAAAGGCGCAACAAGTTTGTTCTGAGAATTTAAAGATTGGAAATATAGGCAGCGAAGTAGAGGCAATGGGGCGTTATGTGATGAAAGAGGCAGGATATGAAAAGAATTTTATGTATTCTGGCCTACATAGTGTAGGTGTTATCGAATTTGAAGCTCCAATTCTAGGACCATCCAGTAAAACAGTTATTCAAAAATATATGGTGATATCAGTTGATATTCCATTATATGAAGCGGAAATTAATGGTATGAGAATGGAAGATGGATATTTAATTACGGAGAATGGAGCAGAAAGATTAACAGATGCACCAAGAATCGTGAGAAAATAA
- a CDS encoding magnesium transporter CorA family protein: protein MMEFYKTLDGHITPISQLEDYTWINMVAPTTEERNFIIKELGVEPTFFSSALDEEETPHIDTEDDQTAIIIDIPDRTSDEKGNIEFCTLPLAIIMKGKTLITVCIKDSPIIRDFTNGLIRNTYTQYRTRLIFQIFYRISQTYLAYLKQIDKITDFAEQQLHKSMKNKELFRMMTIEKSLVYFSTSLKANEVTLQKIFRGRLLKLYDDDKDLLEDVLLEVKQAIEMCTIYRDIMGGTMDAYASIISNNLNIVMKVLTSITILMAIPTLVSSFYGMNVSFLPLPVFWFPICISILLVIIVAVILHKKNML, encoded by the coding sequence ATGATGGAATTCTATAAAACACTGGATGGCCACATTACTCCCATTAGCCAGCTAGAAGACTATACTTGGATTAATATGGTTGCTCCTACTACAGAGGAACGCAACTTTATCATCAAAGAATTAGGGGTAGAACCTACTTTTTTTAGTTCTGCGTTGGACGAGGAAGAAACCCCTCATATTGATACAGAGGATGACCAGACCGCCATTATCATCGACATTCCCGATAGAACCAGTGATGAAAAGGGAAATATTGAATTTTGCACCTTGCCTTTGGCGATTATTATGAAAGGAAAAACCTTGATTACGGTTTGTATTAAGGATTCTCCTATTATTCGAGATTTTACCAATGGATTAATTCGCAATACCTATACTCAGTATCGGACTCGATTAATTTTTCAAATTTTTTACCGGATTTCTCAAACTTATCTGGCTTACCTAAAACAGATTGACAAAATTACCGATTTCGCGGAGCAGCAATTGCATAAATCCATGAAGAATAAAGAATTGTTCCGCATGATGACCATTGAAAAGAGCTTAGTTTATTTTTCCACTTCTTTAAAGGCGAATGAGGTGACGCTCCAAAAGATTTTCCGTGGTCGTTTGTTGAAATTATATGACGATGATAAAGATCTGTTGGAAGATGTATTGCTAGAAGTAAAGCAGGCAATTGAAATGTGTACCATCTACCGGGACATTATGGGTGGAACCATGGATGCCTATGCGTCCATCATTTCCAACAACCTGAATATTGTGATGAAGGTACTTACTTCTATTACCATTTTAATGGCGATACCAACACTGGTTAGTAGTTTTTATGGAATGAATGTATCGTTCCTTCCGCTGCCGGTATTCTGGTTCCCCATTTGTATCTCTATTTTACTTGTCATTATTGTGGCGGTTATCCTGCATAAAAAAAATATGTTATAG